The DNA window GCGAACGACCAGCCGACGACCCGGCAGGTGGCGCAGAATCTGTTCACAGTGCAGGACCTGTTGTGCCTCCGCCAACCCGGGCGGCAGTCCCTCCTCCCGGACCTCCAGGTCGAAGGGGACTTCGATATCAACCAGACTCGACGCTGCAAAGGGAGGTTCGAGTTGCGCCTTCATGGCTGAAATTTTCCGGCGGTGAGTCCCTTGCGCTCACCTTTGCGGTAAAGGGCCAGTGCACGCCGGTACACGGCCGCCCAGCGCCGACCGTTTTCCCGGAACTCCTCGGCCAGCGGGCGCCCGCTGTAAACCCGGACAAAGCGCAGCCAGGCACACTTTCCCAGCGGCAGGTCCAGGGCGGAATACAGCAGCGCCGCCAGATCGCGCTTACGCCAGCGCCAGGGCAGTTGCTCGAAACGCAGCGCACGATGCAGATCGAGAACGCCGAGCGGCCCATCCGGCTGGTGCCGATTTCTGAGCAGATGACACAGATAAAAATCCCGGTGCACGAGGCCCGCGTCGTGAAAACGCCGTGCGAAGCGGGCGACCTGGAGCACCAGTGCGCGCCGTTCGAGTCCACCCGGTGTAACCTGCAGCCAGGGCAGGGTCAGGGTCTCGAGATCGTCGTAACCTTCAAGTTCATCGCACAATACAAAGGAACGACGCCGATGGGCGGGGCCGGTGGACTCTGCGAAGGCGGCCACCCGGGGTGCGACGATGCCGACGCGTTCCAGATACCGGCAGGCCTCGTACTCGTTGCGCGCACCGACGATGGGCTGCTTCAGCGACAGCCAGCTCTTGAGCATTTCGGCGACGCCTACCCCTTCATGAAACTTCAGAAAGAACCAGCGTCCGCCGAGTTCGACTCGACGCGTGCTGCGTCCTGCCACTTCCCGATAGACGGTGCCCTCAAGTGCTGCGGCGGCATCGAGCAGGTCCTCTTCCGGGAGCAGGCCGCGCAGGTCTTCTCTCAGAAAACAGTCAGTGGGCATCGCACACCGCTGCAGTACCTGCGCCCATGCGACGCTCGATCACGGCCACGGCCTGGTCTGTCTGGCCATAAAGGTCGGCGGTCTGGCCGAAGCGAACGCCGTTGGCCGACCAGCGCGCCCGTGTGGTCCGATCTTCGATCGCGCGGGCGAGAATCGAGTTCAAATTCTCCTGGGAGAACGGGCTTTCCACCAGCACACCGGCATCGGCCTGTTCGACTAAGGGTGCATAGCCGCACACGTCGGTCGCGATCACCGGCAGGCCGGCGATGATGGCTTCGATCAGTACGATGCCGCCACTTTCCATGTACGCGGGATGCAGCATCAGATCCGCACCCTGGAGAAAGCGGGGAATGTCATCGCGCCCTTCGAAGATGCGCAGCCGATCCGCCACGCCGAGACCTGCCGCCAGATTCTGAAAAGAGCGGGGATTGTCCTGACCGATAACAAACAGCCGAACAGATGCTCTGAGCCGGTCCGGCAATGCGGCGACCGCGGCCAGCGCTCGATCCAGTCCCTTGGTGACGAAGCCGGATCCGATCAGCAGCAGAAGTGTCTCGTCATCGGCGATTTCGAATTCGCGGCGGAACTCGCAGCGCAGTTGTGCAGCGTCTGCGCCACGCCGGCGGTCCGGACTCACCCCCGGGGGCAGGAGGTGCATACGGGTATCCGGCGTACCGTAGTACTCATGGAACTGTTCGCGCTGCTGTGCGGTGATCAAAAGCACATCGGTGTCCACTTCCGGATCGAAGACCGCATGTTCGAAACGGGAGAAATGGCGATAGCGGCGCGTCTGCCGATACAGGGGCGTTCGCAGCTGCCGTGCTTTCGCCTCATAGCAGGAATCTGCGGCAAAGTAGACGTCCAGACCCGGCATCTTGTTGAAGCCGACAAGGCAGGCCGCAGGGCGCCAGGCAAGATCCGCATGGACCCACTTGGCAAACAGTTCATAGCGCGAGGGATTGGTCACGGCATCCACGGGTACTCTGATCAGATCGAAACCTTCCGGAAGTGGACCCTCCCAGGACAGGGTATAGACGCGCACCCGGTATCCCCTGGCGAGACAGGCTTCTGCGATACGCAGAAAATCCCTCTGCAGCCCGCCGTAGGGAAAGAACTTGTACAGCGCGAACGCGATCAGCCTGCGTTTCTGCCGGGCAAAGATTTCGAGATAGTCGACGGCGCGCTGCGGAAGTTCGAACAGTTCGGATCGCTTCGATGCCGCTTTGCCGTTGCTGATCCACTCCGCGCGACGCTCGGAAGTCATGAGTTCAACCAGCTGCCTGTTGAAATGCTGCTGATCGAAGGGCAGCGGCGCCAGTAGTCCTGCATCCGCATCGCGCAGATATCCGGCATATCCGCAATTGGCTGTCACCAGCGCGGGCAGTCCGGCAAACATCGCTTCGAGAATCACCATGCCCGCATTCTCGTCGTAAGCGGGGAGCAGCAGACCGTCCGCTGCGAACAGAAACCTGGGCACGTCGTCCCGGCCTTCGGCAAAGAAGGTGACCTGTTCGATGATGCCCAGTCGCACCGCCATGCGCCGGAAGGGTTCCGCGTTGTCATGCCCGATCACAAACAGACGCACGCGTCCGGACAGGGAATCAGGCAGCGCGTGGATCGCCAGCAGCGCACGATCGAGGCCCTTCTTGATGAAGCCCGAGCCGATGAAGAGCAGCAGCAGATTGTCTTCCGTAAGCTGAAATTCCGTGCGCAGTGCGGTGCGGATGGGCCTGGTATCCGGTGGCGCGATGCGGTCTGTCTCGATGCCCGGGGGCAGGCTGTGAAAGCGCTCGGGCGGAGTGTCGTAGAAACGCCGGAAGGTCGGCGCCTGCCTTTCTGAAATGGTCATTATCTCCGTCGACACATGAGGATCGAACACGGCCCGTTCGAAGCGGGAGAAATGCCGGTATCTCGACAGTGCCCTGTACAGCGCGCCGCGCTGACTGCGGGCCTTCTCTTCGTAGCAGGAATCTCCGGCGTAGTAGGCGTCGAGCCCGGGCATCTTATTCATCCCGACAAGCAGATCAACGGGGTGATCCTGCAGATGGGTGTGAACCTCGGCGGCAAATCGTTCATAGAGCCGGTGATTCGACAGCGCCTCCACTTTCACGACATGCAGTTCGATATCTTCTTCCGGTGGCGGTGCGTTCCAGCGTATGACATAGAGACGAACCCGGTGACCGCGGCGCAGGCACTCCCTGGCGATCTTCATGAGATCGCGCTGAATGCCGCCGTGGGGAAAGTACTTGAACAGGGTGAAGGCGATCTGCATGGGGCGACTCAGTCCACCAGCCGCTCTATGGCAGGCCAGATCTCTTCGGGTGCGAGTCGCGCATAGCAGGCGGGTACGACCGTCCGGCCCTGCCAGTGCTGGGCAGCGCCCCGATAACCGCAGTCGCGGCGCAGACAGGGTGCGCAGGGGAAAGAAGCCTGCAGATTACTGGCCCTCGCACCCCGGGCCCCGGTGAGCGTTGCATCCGTGCTGCCATAGAGGGTCAGGGTAGGCACCCCCAGCGCGGCGGCCAGATGGCTCAAGCCGGAATCGACCCCCACCGCGAGCGCCGCAGCGGAGAGCCGATCAATCAGCGTATCGATGGTCATCGCGTCGAGCACCTCGACACCCGGGAGTCCAGCGGCAATCCGTCCGGCACGCGCCTGTTCCTCGCCGTTACCCCAGGGCAGCCGCACTGCAAAACCGCGCTCACTCAGGCGACGTGCGAGTTCGGTCCACATCGGCTCAGGCCAGTGCTTGCTGGTCCAGGTGGTGCCATGCAGCAGCACGCACTCCCGCTGCGCGCGGTCGCCTTTCCCATTCCGGGAATCCCCGATAGCGAAGCGCGGTTCGGCGTCCGTCATCCGGTAGCCGATCGCCGCCGCAAAAAGTTGCCGGAGCCGGTCCACGGCGTGCTGTTGCCGCCGCACCGGGTGACGGCTGCCGTAGAAGAGGCTGGCCGCACCCTCCCTGGCCGATGCCCAGTCAAAGCCCGATTTACGGCGGCCCCGGGCAAGCAGGGTGACTGCCGCGCTTTTCAGCAGTCCCTGGGCGTCGAGGATCAGCGAGTAGTCGCGCTCCCGCAGCTCCCGCCGGAACTGCGCAAGGTCGGCTCTGTTGGCATAGAGGCCGCGCCGCCAGCGCCGCCAGGCGATCGGCAGGACGCGCCGCACCGCCGGGTGTCGCGCGGGTATGCCCGCAAAAGCTTCCTCCACCACCCAGTCGAAGGTTACTCCATGGGCGGCGGCATCAGAGACAGCCGGCAGCGCGTGCACCACGTCACCCAGCGAGGACATCTTGATCAGCAGCACGTGCATTACAGACTTGGAGCCATCGATCGCATCGACGCTATTAAAGCACTTCGATCACCCGCTCCGGGCTCAAGTCTTTCAGACAGCGCAGGTGGCCCAGGGGACATTCACGCTGAAAGCAGGGGCTGCACTCGAGATCCAGTCGCAGCACCCTGGCAGCAGCGGACAGGGGTGGTGTGAAATCCGGCGAGGTGGAGCCGAACAGGGCAATGACCCGTCGCTCCAGCGCACAAGCCACATGCATCAGGCCCGAGTCGTTGCAGACCACGTCGTCTGCCATCGACAGCAGGTCCACCGCATCGGTCAGGCTGGTCCGCCCGGCAAGATTGACCAGGCCCGTAGGTACCAGGGTTTCGATCTCCCGGCACACCGGGACGTCATTCGGGGAGCCGAGCAGCCAGACCTGGCGACCCCTGGCCACCGATGCCCGGGCCACCGCGGCGAAGTGCTCGGCCGGCCAGCGCTTGGCCGCACCAAATTCGGCACCCGGACACAGCGCCGTGATCCCGCTGGTGTGGATGCCGAGATCGGTACACAACCGGGCAGCGTTGTCCGCATCTGCAGCCAGCCTCGGCAACGGCAGGGGGTCCGGCAGTCCCTGCCCGGGTTCGAGACCGAGGGCGACGAACTGCTGGATCATGAGCGGACAGGCGCTCTCATCCAGCGTGCGCCGGTCGTTGAGAATCAGCAGGCGGGACTCACCCGACCAGCCGGTACGCCTGGGGATACCCGCCCACCAGGGAATCAGCGCGGATTTGAAACTGTTGGGCAGCACGATGGCCTGATCGTAGTGTTCGCCCGCCAACCGGCGCGCCATTACCCGGCGCGCCGACCAGCCCAGCTCTCCATGTCCGACATCCAGGCGATGGGTCTGGCGCACACCCGGCATCCGCGCACCCAGGGCAGCGGTCGCCGGCGGTGCGAGCAGATCGATGGACAGGGTCTGATAACGGGCGCAGAGCTGCCGGATCAGCGCATGGGCCATGACCATGTCGCCCACCCAGGCAGGCGCCACGATGAGGACATTCACGTGCGCACGGGTGTCAGCCACTCGGGGAAGGCCTGGCGCTTGCCCCGCACCTGCTCGAAATAGAGACTCTGCAGCCGCTCGGTGATCGGGCCCCGTGCGCCACTGCCGATACGCCGGCCATCCAGCTCCCGGATGGGCAGCACTTCCGCGGCGGTCCCGGTGAAGAACGCTTCATCACAGATGTAGACCTCATCCCGTGTGATACGCCGTTCCACAAGGCAGAGACCGAGCTCCCGGGCCAGGTGCATGACCGTATTGCGGGTGATGCCATCCAGACAGGAGGTGAGTTCCGGGGTGTGGATCACTCCGTCGCGAACGATGAAGACGTTCTCGCCGGTGCCTTCCGCGACATAGCCTTCGTTGTCCAGCATCAGCGCCTCGTCGCAACCTGCGTCGATGGCTTCGTGCAGCGCCAGAATCGAATTGATGTAGTTGCCGTTGGCCTTCGCCTTGCACATGGTGATGTTCACATGATGTCGCGTATAAGACGATGTCCGCACCCGGATACCTTTGTCCCGGCTTTCCGCATCCATGTAGTTGGGCCAGGGCCAGGCGGCGATCACCAGATTGACCGACAGACCTTTTGCCCGCAGTCCCATGGCTTCGGATCCGAGATACACCATGGGGCGCAGATAGCCTTCTTCCAGCTCGTTGGCCGCGAATACTTCACACTGGGCGCGACTCACCTGCTCGGGCGTGAAGGGAATCTCAAGCTCGAGGATGTGGGCTGAATTGAACAGACGCCGTGTGTGTTCATGCAGTCTGAAGATGCAGGGCCCTTTCGGGGTCAGATACGCGCGTACCCCTTCAAACACCCCCACGCCATAGTGCAGCGTGTGTGTGAGTACGTGCACTTTTGCTTCGCGCCAGGGAATCATCTGACCGTTCTGCCAGATCCAGCCGTCCCGATCTGCTAAGTTTTCCGACGTCATAAGGATCCTCGATTCCTTTTCAGGCCGTTGTCTGCTCCCCGAAGACCAGCGTCCAGATGGTGCGTACCTCATCCCGGTAGGTCGCCAGGGTCAGCGATGCCCGTTCCCGGTCCGGAATGTCCAGCACGCTGCGATGCCACTCCGCCCGCAGCGCGATGTAGGCCTTCCGGAGCCTTCCAGCGGCACCCGACGGCAGCAGCTCGAGTCGCTCCACCGCATCGAGAATGCGGACATTGTCCGTAAATTCGGTGAGTGACGGATGCTGGTGGGCCCAGGCCAGGACCAGGTATTGCACCATAAACTCTATATCGACGATACCGCCTGCACCGCGCTTGAGATCCGCGTCCTCGTCTTCCAGCAGATGCTCGCTGATGCGTTCCCGCATCTTCAGAATTTCATCACGGAGGGTGTCGCGATCCCTTTCCAGGCCGAGAATTTCACGCCGTAACGCTGCAAAGCGTTTTGCCAGCGCCGCATCTCCCGCCACCGGCCGGGCCCGCACCAGCGCCTGCTGCTCCCAGGTCCAGGCGCGCTTGTCCTGATAGTCAGCGAAGGCGGACAGGGAACTCACCATGGTGCCCGCGCCACCTGATGGTCGCAGGCGGGTATCGATTTCGTAGAGCGCGCCGCTGTAGGTGGGCGCGGTGAGCACATGCAGCAGGCGACGTACGAGCCGCTGCAGAAAGGGGCCGGCGCCCTCCGGAAGGTCGTGCACAAAGACCAGATCCAGATCCGATCCGGGGCCGAGCTCTATGCCGCCCAGTTTGCCGTAACCCACGATGATGAAGGGCCGTGGCTGGGCGTATTCCGGAAAACGTTCGAGATTGGCATCCCAGGCCATCCGCAGGGCCGCGTCGAGGACCGCCTCCGCGAGGAAACTGAGGGCATCGCTCACCTTCATCAGCGGCAGGGTGCCGCGTACTTCCGCCAGGGCAACACTGAACACATGGTGACTCTTGAATTCGCGCAGCACATTCAGTGCCCGCTCTTCGTCTTCGCCTGCCGCCTTGAGGTCCTCTGCGAGGGATGCGGAAAGCGTGGCACGATCAGGCACCACACTGAGCTGACGGCCATCGAGGAGGGCATCGAAGAATATCGGGTGTTCGGCGAGCTGCTGAGCCAGCCACAGACTGGTGCCCACCAGATTCAGCAGATGTCGGAGTGTGTTGGGGTTTTCGGCGAGCAGCGACAGATAAGCCGAGCGCCGCAGCACCGCCCTGAGGATGGGTGTCACCCGCTCCAGAATCAGGTCGGACGACGGACCCTCTCCGGCGGATTCGCGCAGATGCTGGAGCAGCAGAGGCATGAGCCGATTCAACCGGGTCCGCGCATTTTCACTGACCGCGGGTCGATCCCGGGCACTGACCAGCCCGAGCAGCAGCGCGCTGCTGGCCTCGATTTCCTTGAAGCCGAAGCGCTGCAGACGCGCCGCGTCTGTGGGCGCACGCCACAGCGCGGTTGCTTCATCTTCTCCTTCAGGCTGTTCACCGAGCAGATCTTCGAACACCTTCTGGATTTCCACGCGATGGCGATCGAGCGCCGCGAGAAAGCCTGCGTAGTCGGCGAAGCCCCGGGACACGGCGAGACGCAGCCGGCTTTCCGGCGCTGCCGGCAGCTGCTGGGTCTGACGGTCGGCCTCGGCCTGGAGGCTGTGTTCGGTATCGCGCAGCATCCGGTAACCGGCAAGCAGGGCGTCGACCTTCGGCGCTTCGAGCAATCCAAGGCTGCCGAGTGCCGGCAGCACTTCCAGTAACCGCGGCGATTGCAGGACATGCTCCCGGCCACCCCAGATCATCTGATGCATCTGCACACAGAATTCCACATCCCGGATCCCCCCCGGCCCGAGCTTTACATCCTCGGACTGGTGCCGTTCGGCGATCAGACGCGCCTTCATATCGCGCAGCGCATCGATGGCACCGAAGTCGAGATAACGGCGAAACACGAAGGGGCGCAGATCTGCGAGCAGCCCGGTGCCCTCGGCGATATCCCCGGCACAGGCCCGTGCCTTCATGAGTGCGTAGCGCTCCCAGTCCCGACCCTGGGTGGCGTAATAGTTTTCGAGGTTGGCAAAGTCCACCGCGAGGGGGCCGCTGGCGCCATAGGGTCGCAGCCGCATATCCACCCGGAACACGAAGCCATCCACCGTCAGCGCATCCAGCGCCTGGATCAGCTGCTGGCCTACCCGTACGAAGAACTGCTGATTGGTTTCTCCGGATTCGGTGCTGCCCGCTTCCGGGTAGGTGAACACCAGATCCACGTCCGAAGACAGGTTGAGTTCTTCCGCGCCGAGTTTCCCCAGAGCAAGGACCACCAGCTGCTGAGGCCTGCCGCTGTCGGCACCCAGGGGCACACCGCGCCGCTCGCAGTTCCATGCGTATACCCGCTCCAAGGCCGCATCGATGAGCAGATCGGCCATGCTGGAGCAGACGTGGGTGGTCTCCTCCAGCGGTGCCAGGCCCAGCACGTGGCGCCACACCAGCCACAACTGGTGGCGCTGGCGCACCGATCGCAGCGCGCACTGCAGACCGGCCATGTCGGTGACCGCATCGAGCTGCTCCGTGAGTGCGGCTGCCAGATCTGCGGCGCTGGCAGGTTTATCGAATCGCCCGCGCCGCAGCGCATCCACCAGCCAGTCTTCGTGGCGCTGCGCGGTGCTGGCTGCGAATTCACTCAGAGAAAAAACCCGCACCAGGGCTTCCCGGGTATCTCCGGTCAGACCGGCGGATTGAATTTCTGTCAGGTATCCCGCGGCCCGCAGGCCGGCCGCGCGGAGCGAATCAGGGAGCGGAATCAACTCTGTGACGCAGGAGCGACGCGCAGCACTTCGGAGATCGTCGTCAATCCTGCACCGACTTTCTGTGCCCCGGACAGCCGCAGGGTGCGCATGCCTTCTTTCATCGCCACCTTGCGCAGCCCTTCGATATCGGTCTCGGTCTGCACCAGCCCCTGTACCTTCGTGCTCAAAGGCAGCAGTTCATAGACCCCCATGCGACCCAGGTAGCCGGTGTCCCGACACTCGAGGCAACCCCGGGGTGCATACACCCGGGCCGGCGGCTTCGCCCGGAAGGGGTGGGTGAGCAGCTGCCAGGCTTCGAGGTCGACGTTCTCTTCGACCTTGCAGTGCGGGCACAGGGTTCGCACCAGACGTTGCGCCATGACACCGAGCACGGTGGCTTTGATCATATAGGCAGGCAGGCCGAGGTCGAGCAGTCGGGTGATCGCCGTGGGCGCATCGTTAGTGTGCAGGGTGGAGATCACCAGGTGACCGGTCAGCGCCGCCTGAATCGCCATCTCCGCGGTTTCCAGATCACGGATCTCACCGACCATGATGATGTCCGGATCCTGTCGCAGCAGGGCGCGGACACCCTTCGCGAAAGTCACACCGATGTTCTGCTGCACCTGCATCTGGTTGAAGGCGGGCTCCACCATTTCAATCGGATCTTCGATGGTGCAGACGTTCACCTCGTCTGTGGCCAGCTGCTTCAGGGTGGAATAGAGGGTGGTGGTCTTGCCCGAGCCGGTGGGTCCGGTCACCAGAACGATGCCGTTGGGCTGATTGATCATGCCATGCCAGCGCTTGTAGTCCTCACCGGCCAGTCCCAGCTCGGAAAAACTGCGCAGCAGTACATCCGGATCGAAAATCCGCATCACCATCTTCTCGCCGAAGGCGGTGGGCAGCGTCGACAGGCGCAGTTCGACTTCGTCCCCTTCCTGGGACTTGGTCTTGATTCGGCCATCCTGGGGGCGACGTTTTTCCGCGACATCCATGCGGCCAAGGATCTTCAATCGGCTGGTCACCGCCGCATTCACCGCACCCGGCAGTTCATAGACGTGATGCAGCACGCCATCGATGCGGAAACGGATCAGACCTTTCTCGCGGCGCGGTTCGATATGGATATCACTGGCCCGCTGCTCGAAGGCATAGTTGAGCAGCCAGTCCACGATGTTGACGATGTGCGCATCGTTGGCGTCCGGCGATTTGAGCGTGCCGAGTTCGAGCATCTGCTCGAGGTTGGCGATACCGGAGACCTCGAATCCCGCTTCCTCAGCGCGGGAGACGGACCGCGCCATGGTGTAGAACTCGAGCATGTATTTATTCAGGTCCCGGGGATTCGCCACCTTGCGCTTGATGCGCCGGCCCCGCAGGGTCTGGGTGAGCATGCCCTCCCACTGATGCATGAAGGGCTGGGCACTGGCGATCACCACTTCGTCGTCGTTGACCTCGAGCACCAGGATGTTGTGGCGCTGAGCAAAGGCGTAGGACATCACTTCGGTCACCGCATTCACGTTGACCTTCAACGGATCGATGCGGGCATAGGGCTGGCGCGACTTGGCCGACAACCACAGCGTCAGGGTATCGAGGTCGAGTTTGTGGCCGGGCTTGTTGCGATTCTCGTATTCCCGATCCGCCACGATCTCCATCGGATGCTGCAGCAGTTCTTTCTTGGTACGGGGGGCGATGAGAATGTCTTCCGCCTGACGCTGGCTGATGAATTCTTCCCGCACCAGGTCATCGAGCAGCGAAGGGAGGTCTAGCAGACGCTCTGCAAGCAGATCCGGCTGGTCGATCAGTCGCTCCGACAGGGAGGACTCCCGCGGCTGCGCACCATCGGCCGGTATCCCTGCGGCAATCGCCGCGTCGTCCGCTGTCATATCGGCAGACGCCTCCGGCACCGGGTCTGCGTCACCGGTCAGTGGCTCGTGCGCGTGATCGCGCGCGACATCGCGCGCGACTTCCAGCATCGAAGGTTCGGGGAATTTGGGCGAAGCCGCAGCCGGCACAGCCGCGGCGGAAGATCCGCGCGTGCTGGGTGCCGCCTTCTGCGGTTCGCGTGGTGAGACAGGATTGGCCACGTAAGTCCCTGATTTAGCCAAACTTTAGCATCCAGACGAGCAGTTAACGGCATGCCAGAGGCAATTTCAACCGACTTCTCGTCGGCAAACATGACAGCCATCACACACCCGGCCACAGTGCCGGACATGTGGTGTAAAATCCGCGGCCCTTCTCCCGGCAAGAGTCTGCACCCTTGGACACGAGCGGCTACACCCGATGGTTCCGGGATTCAACACCCTACATCAGCATGCACCGCAACAAGACCTTCGTGGTCCTGCTGGAGGGTGAAGCCCTCGATCACCCGAACTTTGTCAACATCGTGCACGATCTGGCCCTGGTGCACGTCCTGGGTGCCCGCCTGGTCATCGTCCACGGTGCCCGCTCCCAGATCGCCAATCGCCTGCCGGACGGGGTATTCCACAATGGCCGCCGGGTGACGAGAGAAGAAGACCTGTCCATTCTGCTGCGTATTTTCGGCGAGCTGCGAACCCGGGTGGAGGCCTTGTTCTCCACTGGCCTGCCCACCAGTCCCCTGCGGGAAACGGAAATCAGTGTGGTCAGCGGCAACTTCGTCACCGCCCGCCCCCTGGGCATCATCGACGGGGTCGACCACCAGCTCACCGGCTGCACCCGCAAGGTGCACGCCACCCGGATTCACGGGGCTCTCGGCAGCGGTGCACTGGTGCTCATGTCGCCCATGGGGTATTCGTCGTCGGGTCAGGTCTTCAATCTGGCCTCGGACGAGCTGGCGGCAGACGTGGCCCTGGCCATCGGTGCAGACAAACTCATCGTGTTCAATGACAGCGGCGCGCTCACGGACGGCGATGGCGACCGCATCTCCCAGATGAGCCCGTCCCAGCTGCAGAGCATCGCCGAGGCCAACGGCGATCCGCAGCAGTCACAGTATCTGCAATCCATGGTCCGGGCGTGCCGCGGCGGCCTGAAGAGCTGTCAGCT is part of the Pseudomonadales bacterium genome and encodes:
- a CDS encoding glycosyltransferase family 4 protein; this encodes MIAFALYKFFPYGGLQRDFLRIAEACLARGYRVRVYTLSWEGPLPEGFDLIRVPVDAVTNPSRYELFAKWVHADLAWRPAACLVGFNKMPGLDVYFAADSCYEAKARQLRTPLYRQTRRYRHFSRFEHAVFDPEVDTDVLLITAQQREQFHEYYGTPDTRMHLLPPGVSPDRRRGADAAQLRCEFRREFEIADDETLLLLIGSGFVTKGLDRALAAVAALPDRLRASVRLFVIGQDNPRSFQNLAAGLGVADRLRIFEGRDDIPRFLQGADLMLHPAYMESGGIVLIEAIIAGLPVIATDVCGYAPLVEQADAGVLVESPFSQENLNSILARAIEDRTTRARWSANGVRFGQTADLYGQTDQAVAVIERRMGAGTAAVCDAH
- the glnE gene encoding bifunctional [glutamate--ammonia ligase]-adenylyl-L-tyrosine phosphorylase/[glutamate--ammonia-ligase] adenylyltransferase, which gives rise to MIPLPDSLRAAGLRAAGYLTEIQSAGLTGDTREALVRVFSLSEFAASTAQRHEDWLVDALRRGRFDKPASAADLAAALTEQLDAVTDMAGLQCALRSVRQRHQLWLVWRHVLGLAPLEETTHVCSSMADLLIDAALERVYAWNCERRGVPLGADSGRPQQLVVLALGKLGAEELNLSSDVDLVFTYPEAGSTESGETNQQFFVRVGQQLIQALDALTVDGFVFRVDMRLRPYGASGPLAVDFANLENYYATQGRDWERYALMKARACAGDIAEGTGLLADLRPFVFRRYLDFGAIDALRDMKARLIAERHQSEDVKLGPGGIRDVEFCVQMHQMIWGGREHVLQSPRLLEVLPALGSLGLLEAPKVDALLAGYRMLRDTEHSLQAEADRQTQQLPAAPESRLRLAVSRGFADYAGFLAALDRHRVEIQKVFEDLLGEQPEGEDEATALWRAPTDAARLQRFGFKEIEASSALLLGLVSARDRPAVSENARTRLNRLMPLLLQHLRESAGEGPSSDLILERVTPILRAVLRRSAYLSLLAENPNTLRHLLNLVGTSLWLAQQLAEHPIFFDALLDGRQLSVVPDRATLSASLAEDLKAAGEDEERALNVLREFKSHHVFSVALAEVRGTLPLMKVSDALSFLAEAVLDAALRMAWDANLERFPEYAQPRPFIIVGYGKLGGIELGPGSDLDLVFVHDLPEGAGPFLQRLVRRLLHVLTAPTYSGALYEIDTRLRPSGGAGTMVSSLSAFADYQDKRAWTWEQQALVRARPVAGDAALAKRFAALRREILGLERDRDTLRDEILKMRERISEHLLEDEDADLKRGAGGIVDIEFMVQYLVLAWAHQHPSLTEFTDNVRILDAVERLELLPSGAAGRLRKAYIALRAEWHRSVLDIPDRERASLTLATYRDEVRTIWTLVFGEQTTA
- the waaC gene encoding lipopolysaccharide heptosyltransferase I, whose protein sequence is MHVLLIKMSSLGDVVHALPAVSDAAAHGVTFDWVVEEAFAGIPARHPAVRRVLPIAWRRWRRGLYANRADLAQFRRELRERDYSLILDAQGLLKSAAVTLLARGRRKSGFDWASAREGAASLFYGSRHPVRRQQHAVDRLRQLFAAAIGYRMTDAEPRFAIGDSRNGKGDRAQRECVLLHGTTWTSKHWPEPMWTELARRLSERGFAVRLPWGNGEEQARAGRIAAGLPGVEVLDAMTIDTLIDRLSAAALAVGVDSGLSHLAAALGVPTLTLYGSTDATLTGARGARASNLQASFPCAPCLRRDCGYRGAAQHWQGRTVVPACYARLAPEEIWPAIERLVD
- the waaF gene encoding lipopolysaccharide heptosyltransferase II, with protein sequence MNVLIVAPAWVGDMVMAHALIRQLCARYQTLSIDLLAPPATAALGARMPGVRQTHRLDVGHGELGWSARRVMARRLAGEHYDQAIVLPNSFKSALIPWWAGIPRRTGWSGESRLLILNDRRTLDESACPLMIQQFVALGLEPGQGLPDPLPLPRLAADADNAARLCTDLGIHTSGITALCPGAEFGAAKRWPAEHFAAVARASVARGRQVWLLGSPNDVPVCREIETLVPTGLVNLAGRTSLTDAVDLLSMADDVVCNDSGLMHVACALERRVIALFGSTSPDFTPPLSAAARVLRLDLECSPCFQRECPLGHLRCLKDLSPERVIEVL
- the rfaP gene encoding lipopolysaccharide core heptose(I) kinase RfaP gives rise to the protein MPTDCFLREDLRGLLPEEDLLDAAAALEGTVYREVAGRSTRRVELGGRWFFLKFHEGVGVAEMLKSWLSLKQPIVGARNEYEACRYLERVGIVAPRVAAFAESTGPAHRRRSFVLCDELEGYDDLETLTLPWLQVTPGGLERRALVLQVARFARRFHDAGLVHRDFYLCHLLRNRHQPDGPLGVLDLHRALRFEQLPWRWRKRDLAALLYSALDLPLGKCAWLRFVRVYSGRPLAEEFRENGRRWAAVYRRALALYRKGERKGLTAGKFQP
- a CDS encoding GspE/PulE family protein, coding for MLEVARDVARDHAHEPLTGDADPVPEASADMTADDAAIAAGIPADGAQPRESSLSERLIDQPDLLAERLLDLPSLLDDLVREEFISQRQAEDILIAPRTKKELLQHPMEIVADREYENRNKPGHKLDLDTLTLWLSAKSRQPYARIDPLKVNVNAVTEVMSYAFAQRHNILVLEVNDDEVVIASAQPFMHQWEGMLTQTLRGRRIKRKVANPRDLNKYMLEFYTMARSVSRAEEAGFEVSGIANLEQMLELGTLKSPDANDAHIVNIVDWLLNYAFEQRASDIHIEPRREKGLIRFRIDGVLHHVYELPGAVNAAVTSRLKILGRMDVAEKRRPQDGRIKTKSQEGDEVELRLSTLPTAFGEKMVMRIFDPDVLLRSFSELGLAGEDYKRWHGMINQPNGIVLVTGPTGSGKTTTLYSTLKQLATDEVNVCTIEDPIEMVEPAFNQMQVQQNIGVTFAKGVRALLRQDPDIIMVGEIRDLETAEMAIQAALTGHLVISTLHTNDAPTAITRLLDLGLPAYMIKATVLGVMAQRLVRTLCPHCKVEENVDLEAWQLLTHPFRAKPPARVYAPRGCLECRDTGYLGRMGVYELLPLSTKVQGLVQTETDIEGLRKVAMKEGMRTLRLSGAQKVGAGLTTISEVLRVAPASQS
- a CDS encoding branched-chain amino acid transaminase, translated to MTSENLADRDGWIWQNGQMIPWREAKVHVLTHTLHYGVGVFEGVRAYLTPKGPCIFRLHEHTRRLFNSAHILELEIPFTPEQVSRAQCEVFAANELEEGYLRPMVYLGSEAMGLRAKGLSVNLVIAAWPWPNYMDAESRDKGIRVRTSSYTRHHVNITMCKAKANGNYINSILALHEAIDAGCDEALMLDNEGYVAEGTGENVFIVRDGVIHTPELTSCLDGITRNTVMHLARELGLCLVERRITRDEVYICDEAFFTGTAAEVLPIRELDGRRIGSGARGPITERLQSLYFEQVRGKRQAFPEWLTPVRT